Sequence from the Sphingobium indicum B90A genome:
CCCAGACGGAGCCCAGAACGGAATTGGGCGGATGAGCATCATTACGCGCCTCACCGAAAAGAGCTGGGAGCCGGGCAATCCGGTCGAACGCGAACGACCATCGGCGGCAACGGTCGGCATGGTCGCCTATTTCGGCGTGGCGCTGGTGATGTTCTCGCTGCTCGTGGCGGCCTATCTGATGCGCATGGGGCTGCATGAGGCGATCGGCCATGCCGACGACTGGCAGCAGATGCCCGATCCGCCGCTGCTCTGGATCAACACGGCGGTTCTGATCGCCAGCAGCATCGCCTGGGAAGTGGCGCGGCAGAGGCGGCAGGTTCGCGCAGCATTGACCGGAACGGCCCTCAGCCTGCTCTTTCTCGCCGGGCAACTCATGCTGTGGTGGCATTATCGGACGGCGGGTTACGGCCTGTCTGCCAACCCGGCCAATGCCTTTTTCTACCTGCTGACGGCGCTTCACGGCCTGCACGTCGTCGGCGGCCTCGTCGCCGCCGGGCGGGCGCTGGCGAGGGCGAACGTGCGCACTATCGCCCTGTGCGCCCT
This genomic interval carries:
- a CDS encoding cytochrome c oxidase subunit 3, translating into MSIITRLTEKSWEPGNPVERERPSAATVGMVAYFGVALVMFSLLVAAYLMRMGLHEAIGHADDWQQMPDPPLLWINTAVLIASSIAWEVARQRRQVRAALTGTALSLLFLAGQLMLWWHYRTAGYGLSANPANAFFYLLTALHGLHVVGGLVAAGRALARANVRTIALCALYWHFLLAIWLVLAALLLST